The Apium graveolens cultivar Ventura chromosome 6, ASM990537v1, whole genome shotgun sequence genome contains a region encoding:
- the LOC141664510 gene encoding secreted RxLR effector protein 161-like, whose translation MSDCKAVTYPMDFNLQIDADLNGELINSTHYKSLVGGLRYLDYTRPDIAYAVGIVSRYIEKPTVMHLNAIKRICRYVKGTLHYSLVYIKGRGNYILSGFFDSDLDGCVEDRKSTSGMAFYLDESLISLVSQKQYCVALSSCEAEFMAATITACQGIWSQRVLVQISDIKPGPVVIYIDNRSAIDLAKNPVFHGRSKHIDVRYHFIRKCVEQGLIVIKHINTSEQRADILTKALSAAKF comes from the coding sequence ATGAGTGACTGCAAGGCTGTGACGTATCCCATGGACTTCAACCTGCAGATCGATGCTGATTTAAATGGTGAACTGATAAATTCAACTCATTACAAGAGCTTGGTTGGAGGGTTACGTTACTTGGATTACACTCGTCCTGACATAGCATATGCTGTAGGAATAGTCAGTCGCTATATAGAGAAACCCACTGTAATGCATCTGAATGCCATAAAGAGAATATGTCGGTATGTCAAAGGTACTCTACACTACAGTTTGGTATACATAAAGGGACGTGGAAACTATATTCTGTCAGGATTCTTTGATAGTGACTTGGATGGGTGTGTAGAGGATAGAAAGAGCACGAGTGGGATGGCATTTTATCTTGATGAAAGCTTAATTTCTTTGGTGTCACAGAAGCAATATTGTGTGGCTCTTTCATCGTGTGAAGCTGAATTTATGGCAGCCACAATCACTGCGTGTCAGGGCATATGGTCGCAGCGAGTTCTTGTTCAGATCTCAGATATCAAACCAGGTCCTGTTGTTATATATATCGACAATAGGTCTGCGATTGATCTAGCAAAGAATCCAGTTTTCCACGGACGTAGTAAGCATATTGACGTGCGATACCATTTTATTCGAAAATGTGTTGAGCAAGGTCTGATCGTAATCAAGCATATCAATACAAGTGAGCAGCGTGCTGATATACTAACTAAGGCTTTGTCTGCGGCTAAATTTTAG